The Vannielia litorea genome segment AACGAAGATTACAACCTCTTCCAGACCACCAAGGAAGAGAGCATCATGCGGCCCCTGCGCAACCACCTCGTGGGCGCGGGCGTGCCGGTGGAGAACACCAAGGGCGAGGCAGAGCTGGGCCAGCAGGAACTGAACATCCGCTACGCCGGCGCGATGGACTGCGCCGACAACCACACCATCGCCAAGCACGCCACCAAGGAGATTGCCTGGGCGAACGGCGTTTCGGCCACCTTCCTGCCGAAGTGGAAGGCCGGGATGGTCGGCTCTGCCAGCCATGTGCATATGTCGCTCTGGAAGGGCGGTGAGGCCTCGTTTTATGACGCCGATGCGCCCCACGGCCTCAGCGAGCTTGGCCGCCAGTTTTCTGCCGGGCTGCTGAAATACGCCCCCGATATCATGGTCTTCCTCGCGCCTTACGTGAACAGCTACAAACGATTCGCCCCCGGCACCTTTGCCCCCACCAAGACCGTCTGGTCGGTAGACAACCGAACCGCCGGCTTCCGCCTTTGCGGCGAGGGCACCAAGGGCGTGCGGATGGAGTGCCGGATCGGCGGCTCCGACATGAACCCCTATCTTGCCCAGGCCGCCCTGCTGGCCGCCGGGATCGCCGGGATCAACGAGAAGCTCGAGCTCTCGGACCCTGTGAGCGGTGATGTCTATGCCGACGATGGCGCACAGGAGGTGCCCCGCACCCTCCGAGATGCGATGGAGACCCTGAAGGCCTCCGACATGCTCCGCGCCGCCTTTGGCGATGACGTGGTCGATCACTACTATCGCGCCGCCGAGTGGGAGCAGGAAGAGTTCGACCGCGCCGTCACCGACTGGGAAATCGAGCGCGGCTTCGAGCGGGCCTGAGCCATGATCGGGCGGATCGACCATATCGTGCTGACGGTGCGCGACGCGGAGGCCTCGGTGGCCTTCTACGTTCGTGTGCTCGGCATGGAGCCTGTCACCTTCGCAGGCGGGCGGAGGGCGCTTGCCTTCGGGCAACAGAAGATCAACTTGCAGACCCTCGGGCAGGAGACCCGCAACTTTGCGGGCATCGGCTCGGGTGATCTCTGCCTGATCACCGAATGGCCGGTGGAGCGTGTGCTCGCCAAGCTGGCCGAGGAAAACGTGGAAGTGGTGGAGGGCCCCGTGGCGAAGTCGGGCGCGCTGGGGCCGATCACTTCTGTCTATTTCAACGATCCCGACGGAAATCTGATCGAGGTAAGTCGCTATGACTGACGTGCTGAAATGTATCTCGCCGATTGACGGCACGGTCTTTGCCGAGCGCCCGGCGCTCTCGCTGGAGGAGGCGCGGGCCTCGGTGGCCGAGGTGCGCGCGGCGCAGGCTGCATGGGCCGCGCGGCCGCTGGAAGAGCGGATAAAGCTGGTCATGGCAGGCGTGGCCCGCGTGGGCGAGATGACCGATGAGATCGTGCCCGAGTTGGCGCAGATGATGGGCCGCCCGGTGCGCTACGGCGGCGAGTTCGGCGGCTTCAACGAGCGCGCGAACCATATGGCGGAGATCGCGGAAGAGTCGCTGGCCGATATTGAAGTGGGCGAGGACGCTACCTTCCGCCGCTACATCCGCCGGGTGCCCTGGGGCGTGGTCTATGTCGTGGCGCCGTGGAACTACCCCTACATGACCGCCATCAACACCGTGGCTCCGGCGCTGATCGCCGGCAACACGGTGGTGCTGAAGCACGCCACCCAGACGCTGCTGGTGGGCGAGCGCATGGCGCGGGCCTTCCACGAGGCGGGGGTGCCGGAAGATGTGTTCCGCAACGTGTTCCTGAGCCACGAGGTGAGCGATGCGCTGATCCGTGAACGGGCGTTCAATTTCATCAACTTCACCGGCTCGGTTGCGGGCGGGCAGGCGATGGAGAAGGCGGCAGCGGGCACCTTTGTGCCGGTTTCCACAGAGCTGGGCGGCAAGGATCCGGGCTACGTGTCCGAGGATGCCGACCTCGACGCAGCGGTCGACACGCTGATGGATGGCGCGATGTTCAACGCCGGCCAGTGCTGCTGCGGGATC includes the following:
- a CDS encoding aldehyde dehydrogenase family protein, with protein sequence MTDVLKCISPIDGTVFAERPALSLEEARASVAEVRAAQAAWAARPLEERIKLVMAGVARVGEMTDEIVPELAQMMGRPVRYGGEFGGFNERANHMAEIAEESLADIEVGEDATFRRYIRRVPWGVVYVVAPWNYPYMTAINTVAPALIAGNTVVLKHATQTLLVGERMARAFHEAGVPEDVFRNVFLSHEVSDALIRERAFNFINFTGSVAGGQAMEKAAAGTFVPVSTELGGKDPGYVSEDADLDAAVDTLMDGAMFNAGQCCCGIERIYVHESLYYAFLEKSVAWVKALKLGNPMEEATTLGPMASPRFAAVVRAQIADAVAAGAVVHIDTLPEDDGGAYLTPQILTGVTHDMEVMREESFGPVVGIMPVSGDEEAIALMNDCRYGLTASVWTADVERAARIGDALETGTVFMNRADYLDPGLCWTGCKDTGRGGGLSVIGYHNLTRPKSYHLKKVTK
- a CDS encoding VOC family protein; translated protein: MIGRIDHIVLTVRDAEASVAFYVRVLGMEPVTFAGGRRALAFGQQKINLQTLGQETRNFAGIGSGDLCLITEWPVERVLAKLAEENVEVVEGPVAKSGALGPITSVYFNDPDGNLIEVSRYD
- a CDS encoding glutamine synthetase family protein; the encoded protein is MPGNLTLETLTEMAATGEIDTVLVALVDMQGRLMGKRFHVQNFLDHSVEETHCCNYLLATDLVMSTPDGYKATSWEAGYGDYVMRPDLSTLRHVPWLEGTAMVICDILDHHHHAPVPHYPRAILAAQEARLVEMGFTSAMATELEFFLFEKDYRTNQKEGYRALVPFNGHNEDYNLFQTTKEESIMRPLRNHLVGAGVPVENTKGEAELGQQELNIRYAGAMDCADNHTIAKHATKEIAWANGVSATFLPKWKAGMVGSASHVHMSLWKGGEASFYDADAPHGLSELGRQFSAGLLKYAPDIMVFLAPYVNSYKRFAPGTFAPTKTVWSVDNRTAGFRLCGEGTKGVRMECRIGGSDMNPYLAQAALLAAGIAGINEKLELSDPVSGDVYADDGAQEVPRTLRDAMETLKASDMLRAAFGDDVVDHYYRAAEWEQEEFDRAVTDWEIERGFERA